The Apibacter raozihei genome contains a region encoding:
- the ribD gene encoding bifunctional diaminohydroxyphosphoribosylaminopyrimidine deaminase/5-amino-6-(5-phosphoribosylamino)uracil reductase RibD, whose product MIEQDENYIRRCIQIAKNGLGTTYPNPLVGSVIVYKNQIIGEGWHKRAGQAHAEINAIDSVKDKTLLKESDIYVSLEPCSHYGKTPPCAVKIAELQFKRVIIGSIDPNSKVNGKGISIIKNSGIPIVTGILENECYNLNKRFFTFHIKKRPYIFLKWAETLNKKIDNGEDRDSPFWISNPYSLQKTHLIRSQEESILVGKNTAVTDNPALTCRSIHGSNPLRILIDRRLDVPESFRLYNSEAPTLIFNEKKNLKKEFTEYIRIDFSENIYTQILNNLYLRNIQSLIVEGGRQTLQNFIDNSLWDEAIITTSNTIVKNGTDSPTLFGNITHQEYINTNLITYIQNLSGQ is encoded by the coding sequence ATACAAATAGCTAAGAACGGATTAGGAACTACTTATCCCAATCCGTTAGTTGGTTCGGTTATCGTTTATAAAAATCAAATTATTGGTGAAGGCTGGCACAAAAGAGCAGGACAAGCTCATGCTGAAATTAATGCTATAGATTCTGTAAAAGATAAAACTCTTTTAAAGGAAAGTGATATTTATGTGTCGCTAGAGCCTTGCTCACATTACGGTAAGACTCCTCCTTGTGCGGTAAAAATTGCAGAATTGCAATTTAAAAGAGTTATAATAGGCTCTATAGATCCAAATTCAAAAGTAAATGGAAAGGGTATATCAATAATTAAAAATTCAGGAATACCTATTGTTACAGGAATACTTGAAAATGAATGTTATAATTTAAACAAGAGATTTTTTACCTTTCATATAAAAAAAAGACCGTATATATTTCTTAAATGGGCGGAAACCCTTAATAAAAAAATTGACAACGGTGAGGATAGAGATTCTCCTTTCTGGATAAGCAATCCTTATTCATTACAAAAAACACATTTAATCAGAAGTCAGGAAGAATCCATCCTTGTAGGGAAAAATACCGCAGTAACAGATAACCCTGCACTTACCTGCCGTTCTATTCATGGAAGCAATCCTTTACGAATTCTTATAGACAGACGACTGGATGTTCCGGAATCTTTCCGATTATACAACTCTGAAGCTCCTACCTTAATATTCAACGAAAAGAAAAATTTAAAAAAAGAGTTCACTGAATATATACGGATTGATTTCTCAGAAAATATATATACCCAAATATTAAATAATCTTTATTTAAGAAATATTCAATCATTGATTGTTGAAGGTGGTAGACAAACTCTACAAAATTTTATAGACAACTCTCTTTGGGATGAAGCTATAATTACTACTTCAAACACGATTGTTAAAAACGGAACAGATTCTCCTACTCTTTTTGGTAACATTACCCATCAGGAATATATAAACAC